From a single Capsicum annuum cultivar UCD-10X-F1 chromosome 12, UCD10Xv1.1, whole genome shotgun sequence genomic region:
- the LOC107849941 gene encoding monooxygenase 2, which yields MQPQKENMEIINEDIVIVGAGLAGLATSLALHRLGIRSIVLESSDSLRTTGFALALWTNAWRALDALGVGDSLRQRSLHFTRFQAFSADSGLPTAEISLEADDKPIDYDSRCIKRQEIVETLEKELPPGTIKYSSRVTSIEESGLYKLVHLADKTVLRTKVLIGSDGVNSVVAKWMGLPKPVDANRSAIRGYVEYPKSHGFEPKFCAYFGSGVRIGFLPCDDKSLYWFCTFTPSAVDYDENIEGSPTKMKQFVLSLARNVSKEAYNILDRTSLDSLYCAKLKLRTPWNILMKDNIVKNNTCLVGDALHPMTPDIGQGGCSALEDSVVLARCISEAIFAKSLQEGDQLCKSIKVGLEKYAKERRWRIFSLISTSYLVGLAQESNGKVISYLREKFLAQFTIETMLKMGDFDCGKLCQK from the exons ATGCAGCCACAAAAAGAGAATATGGAGATCATAAATGAGGATATTGTTATAGTTGGTGCTGGACTTGCAGGACTTGCTACTTCTTTGGCACTTCACAG GCTCGGAATTCGAAGCATAGTGTTGGAGTCATCAGATTCATTAAGGACAACAGGATTTGCACTTGCTTTATGGACCAATGCATGGAGGGCATTGGATGCTCTTGGTGTTGGAGACTCCCTTAGGCAACGTTCTCTCCACTTTACTAG GTTTCAAGCATTTTCTGCAGACTCAGGTCTGCCTACTGCTGAAATTTCCCTCGAGGCAGATGACAAACC AATTGATTATGATAGCCGTTGTATAAAAAGGCAGGAGATAGTGGAAACTTTAGAAAAAGAACTGCCTCCAGGAACTATTAAATATTCTTCAAGAGTTACTTCCATTGAAGAATCTGGACTATACAAATTGGTGCATCTTGCAGATAAAACTGTTCTTCGAACAAAG GTGTTAATAGGAAGTGATGGTGTAAACTCAGTGGTGGCTAAGTGGATGGGGCTTCCAAAACCAGTTGATGCAAACCGTTCAGcaattagaggatatgttgagtaTCCAAAGTCCCATGGATTTGAACCCAAATTTTGTGCTTATTTTGGAAGTGGAGTTCGTATTGGTTTTCTACCTTGTGATGACAAGAGCTTGTATTGGTTTTGCACTTTTACTCCATCTGCTGTTGACT ATGATGAAAACATTGAAGGAAGTCCAACAAAAATGAAGCAATTTGTGCTAAGTTTGGCTAGAAATGTGTCAAAAGAAGCCTACAATATCCTAGACAGAACTTCATTAGATAGCCTATATTGcgcaaaattaaaattaagaacccCATGGAACattttaatgaaagacaatattGTCAAAAATAACACTTGTTTAGTTGGTGATGCACTTCATCCAATGACACCTGATATTGGTCAAGGTGGATGTTCAGCATTAGAAGATAGTGTTGTTCTTGCAAGGTGCATTTCAGAGGCTATTTTTGCAAAAAGTTTACAAGAGGGTGATCAATTGTGCAAAAGTATTAAAGTTGGTTTGGAGAAATATGCAAAAGAGAGAAGATGGAGGATTTTTAGCCTTATTAGTACTTCATATTTGGTTGGTTTGGCACAAGAAAGTAATGGGAAAGTGATTAGTTACTTGAGGGAGAAATTCTTGGCTCAATTTACTATTGAGACGATGTTGAAAATGGGCGATTTTGATTGCGGAAAATTATGTCAAAAGTGA